Within the Methanophagales archaeon genome, the region TTGTTCCAGAAACTTTATCAGAAGCTCTCGCTTCTTATTCTCACTTTCCAGCCGGATAACAGAGAAGAGGAGATTCTTGCGGTCAAAACTGTCCTTGAACACATCACACCTGATGCCCAACTGCTTCTGGATGTCCTCCTGCACCTTCTCCGTGGCTGTCGCAGTCAGTCCAAGCACAGGAGGGTTGTGCAACGCTTTTATCACACGCCCCAGGCGTAAATAATCAGGTCTGAAGTTATGACCCCAGACAGAAATGCAGTGGACTTCATCTATTGCTATCAGGCTGATATTGCACTGCCTGAATATACTCATCAATTTGTTATCCACAAACGTCTCCGGCGCGACATACAGTATCTTCAGCCGTGAACGTTTCAATAATGCGTATATTCGTTCCTTTGCTGCTTCTTGTAGCGCTGAATTGAGATACGCCACCTCATGAATACCTTTCTTCCTCAGCCCGTCCACCTGGTCTTTCATCAATGCGATTAATGGACTCACAACTATGGTCAAGCCCTCAAACATCAATGCAGGTATCTGAAAACAGAGTGACTTACCAGCACCGGTAGGTAGAATAGCCAGCGTATCCCTGTTAGCTAATACATTCTCAATTATCGCCTTCTGCTTCGACCTGAAGGAACGGTGATTGAAGATAGAAGTCAGAATCGTTTGCGGGTCTTTTGTGGTGTAGGTATTGGTATTGGTATTGGCATCGGCATCGGTATCACCATCATGTTGCACCATTTTACCACTGTTCCTGTTCCTTTAGCCCTTCATCTATACTCTCAATAGCGAACTTACGTGCAGCTTCTAAATAGCCCTCATTGGGAAGAGCAGTCTTCTTTAAGATGTAGCTCCTACTCGAGTAGCCTATGTATATAGATAATCCAACGGATGAATTGACACAGGAAGCATGCACACCCACAGGAAGCGCACAGCCACCACCAATCACTTTTAATACCTCATTCTCCACATCTGCCTCGATTCGCGTGCTGACATCCTCAATTTGGTGCAGGAGCTCACTCTCCTTACTATCCTTCCTCGCTACGACAGCGATGATGCCTTGATTGGGCGAAGGTACAAATGGGTCCCGGTCCAATCGCTCGTAATTCACCCTGGATTGCAGCCGTTCAAGTCCCGCTTCCGCGAGTAGCACACCGGTATAATCACCACTCGCGAGCTTCCTGAGCCGCGTATCAACATTGCCCCTTATATCCTTTATCCTTATCTTTATGCCTCGCTCTTCCATATAGTTCTGCATCTGGAATCTCCTCCTCACGCTCGATGTCCCTATTACCGCACCCTCGGGCATATCACTCAGATTATAATCCGAGACGAGGGCATCAAAAGGTGAATCACGTGGCAATACCGCCGCAGTCTCCAATCTCTCATCCCTTTCGAGTGGTATATCCTTCATGGAATGAACAGCAATGTCTATTTTTCCCTCTAACAGCATCACATCGAGTTCTTTTACAAATACGCCCTTGTCTGGCATTTCGTATAACGACCTGTTCAGCATAACATCGCCGGAACTCCTCACTATCTTGATCTTATACTCAATGCCCAGCTCTCTCAATAGTCCACAGACTTTTTCGGTCTGTAAGCGCGCTAATTTGCTACCCCGGGTACCTATTATCATCCTGATAATCAATTAAATCTTTTTTCAAAGAAGTTAAATAGGTTACTCCTGGGGTATATTCTTCGCTCTCGCCTTCTTATGATTGATGAGGAAATCCAATTGTGCCGGGTCTGCTTCGCCAAAATCTGCATAACCCTTCTCCCTGATGTAGTCTATGATCTTATCCGCATTCTCCTCTCGCACAACCACCGTAGAGAATCCCTTTGCACTGCCCACACTGCCTACACTCGCATCACTCTCCACCGCGGTGAAATCCGTGCAGACATTGCAGCCACTCGGGAGAATCCCTTCAAGTTCCTTCACCTTGAATTTCACTTCTCCATCGGTCATCGTGGCAATGAACTTCCCTTTTGTTATATCTGTCTTGACGAGCTTTGTGAAGTCCACGCCCTTATCCTTTAGATATCTCGTGATATCACTGTAATGGAAGTTCTCAGTGCAGAACAAGCCGACGAGAAGTTTCACCCTATCACGGAATAGGGGGAACTCGTGCTGCAATTTCCTGACCCCTGAGACGATACAGGGCGTTCCTACAATGCCAACACCGCTCTTCGTGAACATTACTGCTCTCTTCAACTCCGGAAGCACATCCGCGAATGTGTACTTCGTGCCACCGAGAGTAGGAATGCTGAGTTGCCCGGATTCTCTCACATGGAATATCTCAGTTGCCCAATTTTCATCCCTGGTAACAAACAGACCACGGTCTATCACTCCCATCTCCATTGCTGATACCATAAGCTCGCTCACCATTGCACCATCCTGTCCCGTGAATCGTTTTGAGCGCCCAGCGATGAATCTGATATATGAGCCCAGACCACTCTTAGGTTCATAAACAAATCGCGGGCATACGCGTACACAGGCGCCACAATCCATGCATCTTGTCTCATAGTCAGGGAAATCCACACGATCATCCACAACGGTTATTCCTCCTGGACAGACCGCCGCGCAGGTTAAGCACCGACTGCAGATGTTCCTATCTATAACCATCGCTTTCAGGTTCTCAAAATACAACTTATCCTTAAGCCGCTTTTCTGGAACCGTAACTTCCCATTCCACTTCTGCTGCCATGTTAATCATCACCTTCCATTTTCATTTCAGCAGGGAAAAATAGGGTCCAGCCACACTATACTCTCCTCTTCGCAACCCCTTCAATATCTGCTTTTATCATGCTATTCCTCCCCACTTTATAAAGCATTTAAGAGATAGATACAAATGTTTATAAAAGGCTTTTGTTTTTTAACTTGAAGCCATGCGTCCTGCCTTATATTCATCCTGTTCTTCACCACTCTATCTCGGGGTAATAATAACTTCAGAAAGATATTAATACAAATTATATCAGCGATTAACCCTTTTGCTATCCCTTATCCCTAACACACACTAACCACCAGAAAAGGGAAAAGGTAGACCTTATCGGAACTATTTCCACAGCGGTAGATTGTTCTTCGCTGCCAGCGACACAAGCTCAGAGCCGAGAATAAAAATCGCCTGCTTGTGCTCCTCCTTGCTCCTGTGCACCTGGAAGGGTGTGATACCCAGCTCGTTATACCTTGCAAAATCACAGTCTATGCCCTTTTCCTCACAACACTTCTTCAATTGAGCCAATAACAAATGCAAATGTATTAGCTCTTCTTTCTTCATTTTTGTATCAATACAATACAACGATCTATTAAATAAATACTTAACCTGAAAGATATCTATTTACGTAAATAGAGATGATACGCATAACACAGCTCGTTCATGGTAAAGGCACGGTCAGTGATGCCTTAAAACACCGGAAAAAGCCACCTCATCAGGTTCCAAGCAGATTACTGGCTTTCGCTGAGACGCGCAGACCTGTTGTATTCTGGAACATTACAGGCATGTGTAACCTCGCATGTGCGCATTGCTACATCAGTGCAGGGACAGCAGGGCATAATAATAGCCGTAGCCGGGAACTCTCAACAGAAGAAGCAAAAGCATTCATAGAAGACCTTGCACAGATGAAGATACCTCTGCTACTCTTTACAGGCGGTGAGCCATTGATGAGGCGAGATTTCTGGGAACTCACCAATCACGCAACGGCACATGGTTTGAAGACCGCTCTGAGCACCAACGGCACATTAATAACACATGATGTTGCCGCGAGGATTAAAGAATCCGGTATCGAGTATGTGGGTATATCGCTGGACGGCGCAACTGAAGAGACGCACGACAGAATAAGGAACCAGCCAGGATGCTTCAAGAAGGCTGTGCAGGCGCTACGCAACTGCGCGGATATTGGACTCAAAGCAGGTATCAGGGTCACCTTGACGAGGGATAACTATGAGGAGATAGATAGATTGCTGGAGCTATCGCAAGAGTTGCAGGTGCCGCGATTTTGCGTTTACTGGCTCGTTCCCAGCGGTAGAGGGAAGGAGATATACGATAGGCAGCTCTCTCCGCTTGAGGCATACCGAATCTTCAAGCTGCTTTATCAACGCGCATGTGAGCTGGACCCTGAGCAGATGGAGATTCTTACGGTAGATGCACCTCAGGATGGTATTTACCTGCTTGAAAAAATGAAGGAGGAGGGTAATTCCGAATATGAAAATGCATTGAGGCTGCTTCAATATACCGGTGACTCATGCAGTGCTGGCGACAGGGTAGCGAACGTTGACCCTTCGGGCAATGTCTATCCCTGCCAGTTCGCACAGATGGATGAGTTTAAGATCGGGAACGTGAGAGAGAGGCGATTCAGTGAACTATGGAACGATGCTGCTAATCCCGTATTAAAGGTATTCCGTGAGAAGACGAAGTTTTTACGGGGTAAGTGCGGCTCATGTGTGTACAAGGAACTATGTGGCGGTGGATGTCGCATTCGTGCCTTCGCTCGATATGGAGATATATGGGCTGAGGACCCATTATGTAACTATAACTACGATGGAATACAGAGTTGAATGTATAAAATGCGGGAGGAGATTCCCAGCGCACGAGATAATATATACATGCGATAAATGCAATGGACTGCTGGATATCAAATACGATTATTCCGGCATAGACAATGAGCGGATAGTAAAAGCGAAAGGAAGGGGTGTATGGAAGTATAAAGCGTTATTGCCATTTAAGGAGAGAACGAGTCTAAGCCCGATAACGATAAATGAAGGAGATACGCCTCTCTACCGCTGTGATAGATTGGCTCAATCAATAGGGAGGGGTATCGGGGACTTATGGGTGAAGCACGAGGGTTTGAACCCTTCCGGTTCCTTTAAGGACCGGGGGATGACTGTTGGCGTGACGAAGGCGATGGAACTGCATGTAAAGGGCGTTGCATGCGCATCTACAGGCAATACCTCCGCTTCTCTCGCCATATTCGCAGCGAAGGCGGGTATTCCATGCTATGTACTGCTCCCAAAGGGTAAAGTGGCACTGGGGAAGGTGGCACAGGCGATGATGCACGGTGCGAAGGTGCTCTCGCTGCTTGGTAATTTCGATGATGCGCTTCGAGTTGTTCGTGAACTATGTGATGAGGAGAACCTGTACCTGTTGAATTCCGTGAATCCATACCGGTTGGAGGGTCAGAAGACGATCGCATTTGAGATTGCGGAACAGTTAAATTGGGATATTCCCGATCGCGTTATCCTGCCCGTTGGGAACGCAGGTAACATAAGTGCGATCTACAAGGGCTTCTTAGAACTGGAGAAGCTGGGCATTACCAGCTCCGTGCCGATGATGACCGGTATCCAGGCTGAAGGTGCACAACCGGTAGTGA harbors:
- the hemC gene encoding hydroxymethylbilane synthase, with translation MIIGTRGSKLARLQTEKVCGLLRELGIEYKIKIVRSSGDVMLNRSLYEMPDKGVFVKELDVMLLEGKIDIAVHSMKDIPLERDERLETAAVLPRDSPFDALVSDYNLSDMPEGAVIGTSSVRRRFQMQNYMEERGIKIRIKDIRGNVDTRLRKLASGDYTGVLLAEAGLERLQSRVNYERLDRDPFVPSPNQGIIAVVARKDSKESELLHQIEDVSTRIEADVENEVLKVIGGGCALPVGVHASCVNSSVGLSIYIGYSSRSYILKKTALPNEGYLEAARKFAIESIDEGLKEQEQW
- a CDS encoding Coenzyme F420 hydrogenase/dehydrogenase, beta subunit C-terminal domain; this translates as MINMAAEVEWEVTVPEKRLKDKLYFENLKAMVIDRNICSRCLTCAAVCPGGITVVDDRVDFPDYETRCMDCGACVRVCPRFVYEPKSGLGSYIRFIAGRSKRFTGQDGAMVSELMVSAMEMGVIDRGLFVTRDENWATEIFHVRESGQLSIPTLGGTKYTFADVLPELKRAVMFTKSGVGIVGTPCIVSGVRKLQHEFPLFRDRVKLLVGLFCTENFHYSDITRYLKDKGVDFTKLVKTDITKGKFIATMTDGEVKFKVKELEGILPSGCNVCTDFTAVESDASVGSVGSAKGFSTVVVREENADKIIDYIREKGYADFGEADPAQLDFLINHKKARAKNIPQE
- a CDS encoding UPF0058 family protein, translated to MKKEELIHLHLLLAQLKKCCEEKGIDCDFARYNELGITPFQVHRSKEEHKQAIFILGSELVSLAAKNNLPLWK
- a CDS encoding radical SAM protein, which translates into the protein MIRITQLVHGKGTVSDALKHRKKPPHQVPSRLLAFAETRRPVVFWNITGMCNLACAHCYISAGTAGHNNSRSRELSTEEAKAFIEDLAQMKIPLLLFTGGEPLMRRDFWELTNHATAHGLKTALSTNGTLITHDVAARIKESGIEYVGISLDGATEETHDRIRNQPGCFKKAVQALRNCADIGLKAGIRVTLTRDNYEEIDRLLELSQELQVPRFCVYWLVPSGRGKEIYDRQLSPLEAYRIFKLLYQRACELDPEQMEILTVDAPQDGIYLLEKMKEEGNSEYENALRLLQYTGDSCSAGDRVANVDPSGNVYPCQFAQMDEFKIGNVRERRFSELWNDAANPVLKVFREKTKFLRGKCGSCVYKELCGGGCRIRAFARYGDIWAEDPLCNYNYDGIQS